The Vigna radiata var. radiata cultivar VC1973A chromosome 6, Vradiata_ver6, whole genome shotgun sequence DNA segment aatatatatatctGGATGATCAAATCTAGAGGAAAGAATTGTATGTCTTAGGATGTGTTGATTTATTTGTGTTATACGCCTACttctatataaatttaatatatgattgTTTTTGGTACGTTGACTTAccatttttctttgtgtttgtttgtctatttttcttcttgttgaCTGCAATAATCACCTTAATGGTGAGAGTATAAGAGAATGCCTTTGGTGAATACGTGTTACGAAGAGATGGAGCAAAAATACATAACAAGAAGCTTTGTTGCATTTTTCTcgatttcttttataaataccTATTACACTCTTgatcaatataatttttcttaaaaattaaaatattatttatatattttttgttattataagttatatttgtaataacatctatataatttctttgaattaactattttatattattaaaaatataattaattctaataataaaatataatgaaaattataatgttacatatttatacaaaagtttagtatgtatattaattttaatttatttgagaatttcaattcattttatcTTCCTAAAAATTTCTCCTTCACTATATAGTTATGCGGAAATTATGCTCTTCctttctaataattattatcaacagaaaaatacattattttttgttaacgctccaaattaatatttttttctttccctttgtAATAATTTGTCAAACATCATATTCAAGTACTTAACCaaccaaacacacaaaaaagtaTGTGTTTCACCCAATACTAtgcttaaaaattaaagtttaagtcagattaagtatttttatcttattttccttttttgaaatattttataataaatttgtgacgaaatttttcatacataatatctcaaatatataatgattaattCTAATAATCTTATTCGataaacttgaaattaaaatataaaatataaattattgataacGACATTTGATTATAATACTCTTTTAATCactcaatcaaataaaaaatttgtttgagtattcataagaagaaaaaatgagaaataattaattcaacttTTACACATTATAGTAACATATAAAGTTAATGCAATCCAAATAAGCACATTTTCATATAATCTTCTGAATTGGTTAAAAAACATATTACCtaataaaatttgtcaaaaaatgttaaCCTGTTTTAGATACACGTGTAAAATGATCTTTTTAATCTTtctcatattttgaatttaagcTGGATCTTTTTTATGGAAgcagttttctattttcaattattattgattaaatcACTTCATAcccataaatttattttctagaaaatttaaattttcccaatagttttcattcttttaaatattttgatttggtcttgtataattttttctttgcttttggtCTCTTTGGAATTAAAATCTTTGCTTTTTATTCACAATATTgcatgatattaattatttatttatatactccAAAATATCCATTAACCCTTTCAAGTAACCCAACTAGTAATATTGACGTAATATAGTGtttaagaaagtaaaataagaattaaggattaaatatagtgatttaaaattttagagggatgacatttaaattaaatatttcataagaactaaaatcaaaatgtaaaatatttatactaaaaactttgatttcaaattttatagaaatgaaaagaaaatagaaaccGAAACTAAAACTCATTAGTTTATagatgattaaaaatatatttaacttttttattaataattttacttactaattattaaattcattttatattttaaaaatattgcatatatgtaattttaatttaatacttttatttattaagtaggAGTCTAACTTATAAGATTTCTATATAATACTATCTGAGCTCTCCTTTATAcctcttttattaataaaaaatggcaAAACTCTTAGATAAGGAATTCACACCatgcaaataaataaaagaaagagggggtactccctccacctccacaTATTGTTCCATGCACCTTCACATTCCCGTTTTGCCCTgcagataaattttttattttcttttacctaTATCTCTTTAGCCTTTAAATGGATCTTGACTTCCGTAATCAAGATCAGTTAAACAACACTTCTCCCACATCTATTCAAgccaatttgttttattttttaacaatttttttatacatcaaaaatattataaaaattattaaattatgtaaaatggttggtaaaaaaaattgttttcaagcGATCCTCATTGTAAAATCGTTTACACTCTCAacacaaaaatcacattttcttctttttcactgtGTTATTTCTCCTTCACTGgtattgttttgtttgtgttttttgttgGTACTCTGGTTCTGTGTTTGGAGGTAGGAGCTTCTTCGAAGTGGTGGAAGAAGGTGGTCTAGCGGTAGTGGTGCTAGTGAAAGAAAAGGTTCGGTGGTTATAGAGCTGCATCAGGCGAAGGTTTGTCAAAGAAGATGCAAAAGGAAGATGGAGAACTCTTTAACGGATATAAACATCCGTTAACGgatatcaaaagaaaaagtgaagaaaaccaACCTAGATACCGAAACGAAGAACTCCACTTTACTTCACGGATGCTTCTCCACACCACCACTCAACGATCAATGGAAATAGTGAAACTGAaatgcaaaggaagaaaaaatggggaagagaaatgaaaacaaaaaacaaaagtgaaaggggaggaagaagaagggagaaaacGGAAATGGGAAAAAGATCCgtgaaagagagagaagtgGGGGTGGGGGTGCATTGGCTGTGTGACTGTGCAAATAACAGAGGGTAGAAttaggatttaaaaaaaatctaaatggtaaaagtaaaaacattttaacTTAAGGCtattttcgtaaataaaagaatttgggGGAGGTGGTGGGAGAAGGAGTGGAGGTGTAGAGAGGAGCGTCCTAAAAGAAAAGGGCCTAAGCTGGTCCATTCTAACATTTTGGGCTTCCTTTGACACCTGGGCCTATTACTTATTCCTGTTTTTCCTTCTGCTGCTTTTTCCTGCACTTCCATAATTTCATCACGCACTTTGTACAtctgaaaaaacaaaatcaatttcacCCTTTAATGtaaggtttttattttgaattttgtgatgtaaaatttgaaatacaaaatttatatttaagttgtatatttcaaaacacaaaatcaaaactaTACTTCGAATTTCGTATTGTACTGATGCCTTATAAATCCGTTTATAAGTATTGatggtttaattaaaattaaaatctgtGTTTATGAAGGTTGTCGGACTCTAAGTGAAGATGTTGAAGAAGGTATCTGTCAGGTTTTTGCTCATATGTGGTTGGAGTCTGAACTTAGCTCTGCATCAAGGAGCAATTCCATATCAGTTTTGTATCGTATGATCCTACGGAAAGGGACAAAGGTCGACCGGATAAGATCACGGATAGGGATTGATCGGTctaaatgtaaatattattaaacatcaTCCCATCAAGATTATTAGTAAGCTTTACTTATTTGACAATGAAACCATGATTAAAAGTTcattaattataagtttatatccaaatttataatataagtcaaaagtaaaaataaaaaaataggtgaTTATATTTAGAGCAATGATACTTTACTAGAGGATCCGTTGGACGGATTAAGGGCAACAATTAGGTCGGACGATCATAAACGGTAAGTATAGTGCCATGGTGTATTGAAGGATCCGTCCCTGAATGACCATAAGCGGTAAGTTCAAATAGGATAAAACGATGATTATAGGTGATTGAGTCTTGATTAAAGTCTCGTTAATCCAAAGTCCATAATCaaagctataaatagaggtTAAAGGTAAGAGGTAGACACACTCATTAATTGCGCATGTATTACAACACTCAGATTACCGATCGGATAATTATTGACTTTGTATGGGAGAACCTTTGACAAGTATCCTTTCGGCCGGTGAACCAAAGAGTGAAGGATGAAGCTTAGAGGAAATTGTGCAAGACTTAAGTGACTCGACCCTATACTGAAAGAGATaccatgacacacttttacattcatttaacatatattataagaataaaatgattataaaaaatataaaattttgtatttttttcaagaaaaaagaaagtaaaaacaaaaaataatgtcaaataaatataaaaaagttatctaTATGAAAGAatcatttttgttatatttactGCGATTTTACTATAACTCCAACTTGGATTGATTAATGAGAGTCCGAATGTTTATAAATGGTATTCGTTGGAGATTGGACATTGGAACTAAAGAAGAAATTTGACATTCTCGTCCCTATATCCGAAACAAGCTTCATCCTCATTTGCATCATACACATCTAAAAAGGGTAAAATACCTGAGTTTGAGAGGAAGCTTGGGGAGTTCATCAAACACCAGATTGAGTCAGAAATTTCCCCTGTTTATGGAGATGGGTTTAGGGCAGGTCAAAAAGCACTACGTAAATTTATCACACTGCTACTTTTTGGCATAGACTCCTAACCTCTGCTATCTCCGAAAACTAACAATAAAGAACACTTTCCTCACAATACCTATATTCAACTATCTTTTTGTTTACTAGTTACgttttattcaattaataagAAATCAGGTGGCCACCATGGAAAGGAATAACGATTGGTAAAAACAGATCCTAGAGGACTAAGTAATGTCTGTTTAAatgaatcaatttaaaattttacatgaaATACgtataatatattcaaattaattacaaaagtaaTGGAATTCTACATTCCATCTCAGCTAGCCAAAGTATATTTTCACATCTCCATGCTTAGACTATTGTTGATGCTGGGACTATTGTTGATGCTAAGTGGTAATATTTGGTCCATATAACTtacatatattttcaataagctAGAGACTACCTCTACCATGCTTGGCCTCTCTTCTGGTTGTTGAATCAAGCAGGTTAGACCTAATTTAATTAGCTGGAGAGCACACACTTTCTCATTGTTTCCAGTGAAGCTAGGATCAACGAACANACTCACcttctcttcttcattctcTTTTCCAATGAAGTTTACTATGACTACATGAAGCATTGCTTCTCTCTCTTCTGGTATAGTAACAAAATCTTCACTTGTGATCAATTCCAACAGTACCACTCCNAAAGCATAAACGTCCATTTTGGTGGTCACTATCCCTGCCTCCAGATACTCTGGAGAAATATAACCCCTCTCCATATCTGACAAGGNACAACCGGAAGTTATTTTCCTTTCTGATTCTTCTGCTTGTGCGAAATTTGCTATCTTGGCTCTTAGATCTTTGTTTAGAAGAATGTTTCCACAATTTATGTTCCTGTGCACATAGGAAGGTTCCGTGAAGTTGTGAAGATACTGAAGACCATTTGCAATATCCAGAGCAATCAAAATCCTCTTTGCCAAAATCTGGTGCTCTGTAGTCCTGTTTTTGCTTAGCCATTCTCTCAAAGAGCCATTTTCCATATACTCATAAACAAGATAAGAACAAGCATCGTTTTCACAGTAACCCTNCAGCTTTATCAGGTTGAAATGATTGATTCTTTTCAGCAAATTCACTTCCTTGGCTGCATCTCCTCTCATTTTTTTAACAGCCAATATGTTCTTCTCTTCACCAAATACCCCACGAAACACTGAACCTTTAATTCTATTCTTTGAACTAAAATTTTCTGTGGCCTCCTGTACTTCCTCAAACTCATAAACTTTAGAGTGATGCTCAATGATTGCTATCTCACCACGGATATCATCTGAAGATAAGCTCTTTGCTTTCTCACCTTCTTCACCTCTCTTAACGAACCTTGCAGATCTCTTTCTGAACAGAAAACCCCCATAAAGGACAACACACAGAACCACAATGGAACCCCCTGTGGTGGCAATAGCAGTGTAGAATTTCCCCTTTGACTTGCACTTCATGGAGCTGCAAATAAGAGAAGGTGACATATCTGGTGGATCACTAACAACTTTGGTCATCGAACTCAGAGGTTCATTTGGCAAAGGAATAAGAACAGTTGTGAAGGGAAAAAGAGTTTCTGTTGGTGTGTTAAAACCATTAGCATCAACCAAATTACCTGCTGCTACATTGAATCTTGTAGCAATACTTGTAATGTTATCATGCCAGTTCACTGAGTATGTCAGCAAATACTTGGTGCCGTTTGTGACCTGATGCATTGTTGGACAAGCACATCTGAGTGGCACGTGCAACTCCATGCCAGGATGCAAATCAAATTCCCCATATGGATTAGCACGCATGAGCGAATCACAAGTGGTCAAACCCTGAAAAGTATCATTTGCCACTGAGAAATCTGTTGATGATTGCCCCGATACATATTCAGTTTCAGCTTGGTAATAGTCCCTACTTAAACAAGAACAGTTNAGAGGGACAATCACTTCTTTCCCAGTTGGGAACTCTGTGAGCACAGTTACATCATTGATTCTTGCAAGCTCTTCTGGGTTTGATGANGTGAGGTTGGAAACTGTGAGTATGGTGTTAAAAGGAGGNCTTGATTTGAAGATTAAGAAGGCCATGCATGATTTGTTGAGGCCATTGCAGGTATAGAGGAATGAAGGTGAAGGCCCCATTTTGTCATCATTCTTGCAGCTGAGAANTGAATTCCCAGAGTAATTTTGCTGTGCCTTGCCatcaaaacaaagaagaaacaacATTGTTGTGAAGAGAAATGCAACATGATTCATGGTGAGATTGTGTTAAAGACAAAAACAAAGTGAGAACACATTTGAGTGTGTGATAATTTAAGATGTTTGAGTCTCATTCTACCACTATTATAGCAGAATAACGCGTAAGAATTTTGCTGACTAATTCAGTATAATACAGAAAACAATAGGCAATTGCCAAATGCTGTCTGGGACCACTGTTTCTGTGTACCATGATTGCTTTAAGAGATGAATTACATTACGGTGgtcatatttaaaaattgacTTGGTTTTGGGGTTGCTTCATATTATATTGTGCTGTGATGTAAACTAAggaaaaaatgaagataaagaaGGATGTGgattattttaatcattgaGAGAATGAAccaatgtata contains these protein-coding regions:
- the LOC106763778 gene encoding lysM domain receptor-like kinase 4, producing MNHVAFLFTTMLFLLCFDGKAQQNYSGNSXLSCKNDDKMGPSPSFLYTCNGLNKSCMAFLIFKSXPPFNTILTVSNLTSSNPEELARINDVTVLTEFPTGKEVIVPLNCSCLSRDYYQAETEYVSGQSSTDFSVANDTFQGLTTCDSLMRANPYGEFDLHPGMELHVPLRCACPTMHQVTNGTKYLLTYSVNWHDNITSIATRFNVAAGNLVDANGFNTPTETLFPFTTVLIPLPNEPLSSMTKVVSDPPDMSPSLICSSMKCKSKGKFYTAIATTGGSIVVLCVVLYGGFLFRKRSARFVKRGEEGEKAKSLSSDDIRGEIAIIEHHSKVYEFEEVQEATENFSSKNRIKGSVFRGVFGEEKNILAVKKMRGDAAKEVNLLKRINHFNLIKLXGYCENDACSYLVYEYMENGSLREWLSKNRTTEHQILAKRILIALDIANGLQYLHNFTEPSYVHRNINCGNILLNKDLRAKIANFAQAEESERKITSGCXLSDMERGYISPEYLEAGIVTTKMDVYAXGVVLLELITSEDFVTIPEEREAMLHVVIVNFIGKENEEEKVSXFVDPSFTGNNEKVCALQLIKLGLTCLIQQPEERPTMVQVVSRLLKIYVSYMDKIQNISS